DNA sequence from the Thiosulfativibrio zosterae genome:
GGCGTGGGTGACGACAAAGTTGATCGCCGTGCTAATGAATTGGGCGCTTTAAGCAAGGTGAAAGAAGCGCAAGCGCAAATGAATCAGATCAAAGCGCGTATTGATGAAATTGATGTGCGTCTGTCTGACACCAAATCAACCGCACCTTTTGACGGCGTGATTGTTAAAAAAATGGTTGAAGCCGGCGATAGCGTGCAACCTGGACAACCCTTAATGGTTTTTGCCAAAAGCAATCACTTAAGTGTTGCGGTACATGTACCCGTCAACTTAATGATGAGCATTCAAAAGGGCGCTATTTTTGATGCCCGCTTGGCAGACAAACGCCCTATCCAAGTGCGTGTTGCACAAGTTTTTCCGGTGGCGAACAACCAGCAACATACGGTTTTGGTGAAGTTTGATTTACCGATAGGGGCGCCAGCAGCCCCTGGTATGTATGCTGAAGTTGCGGTACAAAATGCCTCTTCACAAAATCAGGCTTTCCCTGTCATCCCTAAATCTGCCATGGTCAAACGCGGTAGCCTGCCGACGGTATTTACGGTTAATGAGAAAAACAATCAAGTTGAAATGAAAATTGTTCGATTGGGTAAGGCTGCTCAAAACGGCTACTTCATTGTGCTTTCAGGCATCTCCGCTAATGAAAGAATTATCGTAAACCCGCCCTCTAATATTGTTTCTGGATGGATTCTCAACAATGGCAAGTTATCGCCACCTAATAAAACCAACCAAGAACTTTAATAACCGCTAGAGCTAGGCAAAAAAATGACACAACCCAATCAAACGCAAAATGCTTTGCCAGAAGAATCGGCATCTAAGCACGATATTGCAGGCAACACTGCCAAAAGTTATATCAACTCACCGATTACCCCTTTGTTTATTATTGTTGGGTTCGTGATTGGTATTATGGGTATTTTATTTACCCCAAGACAAGAAGACCCTCAAATCTCTGTGCCGATGGTCGATGTCATGGTGCAATATCCAGGCGCCTCTAATAAACAAGTTGAAGCCCTAGTCTCTGAACCTTTGGAGCGATTGTTTAAAGAAATTAAAGGCGTTGAGCATGTTTATTCGGCTTCTGACAGAGGTCAATCCATTATCACTGTGCAGTTTTTGGTCGGTGAAAATATGGAAGACGCGCTGGTTAATGTCTATAACAAAATGGCCTCCAACCTAGACCATATGCCTGAAGGGGTTTTGCAACCTGTTATCAAACCCAAAGGGGCGGATGAAGTACCAGTCGTCACCTTTACGCTGTCATCCAAAACCCTAGAAAGCACCCAGTTACGACTTTTAGGATTTGATGTCTTACAGGCAATTGCATCGATTGATCATGCCGCACAAGGGTTTGTGGTGGGTGGCGACCCAACGGAAATCAAAGTAGAAATTGATCCTGAAAAAATTGCAGGTTATGGCATTTCTTTAACCCAAATTGGGCAAGCTATTCGAGCAGCCAATGCCGAGTCCAGTGCGGGTGAACTGTCGGCTTGGCAACAAAAATACCTTGTTTATACCGGGGACTTTCTTACCTCTGCCGATGATATTAACGATTTAATTGTCGGTGTAAAAGACAAAGCACCGGTGTTTGTTAGAGATGTGGCTACGGTTACCGAAGGCGCAAAAGATGCCACCAACCTAGTTCGCTTTTACACCGGCCCTGCTAACAAAAGCACTTATGTTGCCCCAGAAGGCGAAAATGCCATCACCGTTGCTTTGGCAAAACAGCCAGGCGCTAACGGGGTGAGCGTTGCCAATGATGCCATTTCGCGTTTAACCGAGCTTAAGGGCACTTTAATTCCTGATGATGTTCATATAGCCATTACGCGTAACTATGGCAAAACTGCCAACGACAAAGTGAACGAGCTGATTTTTAAACTGTTCATTGCCACAGGTTCTGTCACGCTTTTAATCTGGTTCTTCTTGGGTTGGCGTGCGGCTGCGGTGGTCGCGATAGTCATTCCAATTGTTATTTTATCGACCGTATTTGCTGCCTGGATGATGGGGCTAACGATTGACCGAGTCAGTTTATTTGCACTGATCTTCTCAATCGGGATTTTGGTTGATGATGCGGTGGTGGTGCTCGAAAACATCTATCGTCGCTGGCTAATGGACTCTGACACGGGAGTTAATGTGACCGTTGATGCCGTTTCTGAAGTGGGCAACCCTACCATTATTGCAACCTTTGCCGTCATTGCAGCTTTGATGCCAATGGCATTTGTCAGCGGCATGATGGGACCTTACATGGCACCCATCCCAGCACTGGGTTCAGTGGCGATGGTGATTTCATTATTTGCCGCCTTTGCGTTTACCCCTTGGTTAGCGCAACGCATGAAGCCAAAAATGGAATCACTCAAAGCCGCTGAAGAAAAAGAACATGAACAAAGCGAACGACTAGGTCGTTTCTTTGAAAAACTCTTAGGCAGCTTACTGGTTGAAAAAGTTAAGGGCTGGGGTTTATTGCTTGCCATCATTACCGCATTTGCGCTGGCTGTTTATTTGGTTTACAGCACGATGGTTCCGGTAAAGTTACTGCCTTATGACAACAAACCAGATTTCAGCGTGGTGATTAACTTCCCAGAAGGTACGGACTTAACCATCACAGCAAACTTAACGCACAAGCTGGCAAAAACTTTGCAAGAAGAAGTGCCTGAAATCACCACCATGGAAACCTATGTGGGCACCCCCGCCCCCTTCGATTTTAATGGCTTGGTTAGACACTATTATCTGCGTAACTTTGTGTGGAACAGTGATATTCAAGTTCACCTAAGCGATAAGTCAGAACGCCATCGTTCTAGCCATCAGGTTGCAGAGAGCATTCGCGCTAAATTAACGGAAATTGCGCATCAAGCAGGTGCCAAAGTGCAAATCGTTGAAATGCCTCCTGGGCCACCTGTATTGCAATCCATTGTTGCCGAAATCTATGGGCCTGATGAAGCAACTCGCAATGCCACTGCTGAAAAAGTCACCCAAATTTTTGAGCAAGCAGAAATGGTCGTCGATGTTGATAACTTCATCACCGAACCTCATGACACCTGGCGTTTTGTCATCGATAAACAAAAAGCCATGGAAAGCGGTATCAGTGTATCCACCATCAACCAAACCGTTGAAATGGCGATGGGTGGTTTCAAATTAGGCGATGTAAAACAAGGCTTTAAACGCGGCGAACCCACCTTTATCGTGTTACAAGCCCCGCAAATGGTTAGAGCAGAGTTTGCTCGCATAGGTCAAATTCCGGTGCAGAGTGAACTCGGTATCCTTGTTCCGCTTAATGAACTTGGGCGCTTCATTATCGAAAGACAGCAAACGGTGCTTTATCACAAAGATTTAACACCTGTGCAATATGTCACTGCCACTGGACAAGGTCGCTTAGGAGCGCCCATTTACGGGATGTTGGATATTCAAGAGCTGATGGATCAATCTCCTGAACTCAATGGTCTGAACAGTAACTTTGTGTTTGTGCCTAATGGCTTAACCGAAGTTGGCATGATGTGGGCAGGTGAGTGGACCGTTACTTACCAAACCTTCCGCGACATGGGTCTGGCATTTGGTGTGGCGCTACTCATTATCTATATGCTGGTGGTCTGGGAATTCCGTAACTTTTTAATTCCACTCATTGTTATGGCACCCATTCCCTTAACCATTATTGGTATTGCACCTGGACATTGGATTATGGGCGCTGAGTTTACCGCAACATCGATGATTGGCTTTATTGCACTGGCAGGGATTATTGTGCGTAACTCGATTTTATTGGTGGATTTTTCGCGCCAAGAAATTGCCAAAGGTGTAGCGATTACCGATGCCGTGATTTTTGCCTGTAAAGCCAGAACTCGCCCTATCATCATTACGGCAGCCGCATTGGTGTTAGGCTCAAGCGTCATCTTGTTTGACCCAATTTTCCAAGGCATGGCCATCTCGCTGATTTTCGGGATTTTAGTGGCCACTCTATTAACACTAGTCGTTATTCCACTGGGATGCGTGTCCGGTCGTGCTGCTTTCTGTGCATCGCCCTCAAATTACACCGCAGAGATGGGTGCTCATGTGTGTGGCTTAAAAACCCCTGAAATTGAAGAAGCCACCATCCATCCCCGCATGAAGTTGGTTTTTGCCAAAACCGCTATCGACCCATTTAATCCGATGGCCATGGTTAAGCAAGCACCCAAAGCGGTGGCTTTAGCTGAAGAAAGTTTTGATGAACCCAAAAAAGCCGCGGTGGTGGTTAAAAAAGTTGAAGTGACTGAAACTCCGCAAGTCATCGCAGAACCCGAAACACCCGCAGCTGAACCTGAAATGAAGGTAGAAGAACCTGAAGTGGTGGCAGAAGAATCTAAAGCGGTGGTAGAAGAACCCAAGGTGGTTAAAAAGCCGGCTGTTCGTCGTACTCGTAAGCCTGCAGCACCCAAAAAAGGTGCAACCCCTGAGGCCAGCGTGACTGAAGAAGCTCCTGCTGTTAAAACCCCAGCAGCCACAGAAACCGCACCCAAAACATCTGAACCTGAAGTTCAGCAGAGCGCACCCGTAGAACCCGTCGCACCGCGTGGGCGCAAAAAAAGAGGCATTCAACTAAAGGATTTAAATGAAGATGAAAAATAAACCAACGCAAAAATTAATACACGCTTGTTTAGTGGGTGGATTATTGATGGGTATGAGTCAGGCTAATGCGCAAAATTGGCCTCAGTCAGAAGACACTTATCGCTCTACGCAACAGTCACCGCAATGGATTGAACAGAAAGCCGCACCAAGCGTGCAACAAAATACTGCACCCATGACGCAACAAGCGCCAGCACCCCAATTCTATGGACAACCTATGCCTTATGGCTATGGCGCCCCTATGAATGGATATCCAGGTTACCCCGCACCCGCTTATGGCGGCTATGGTTACCCCGGATATCCGGTTAACAACGGATATGGCTCACCGCAAGGATGGAATAACGGCCCAAGACCGCCATTCTTTGGAAACAATGGGTTTGGACCTTGGAACGGTTCCAATTTTCCGCAAATGCCCGATATGGGCAATATGCCGAATATGGAAATGCCAAGTCCCAGCTTCACGTTTCCGACGATGAACATGCCCTTTTGGAACTGAGTTAAAGGATTAACTCAAATCGTTTGAGAAGAGATCCTACCCTCTTCAAAAACACAATACAAAACGGAAAGACTCAACGCACTCAAGTCTTTCTGCAAAGTACCGAGTGCACATTCTATCAAGGAGTATGATATGAACATGAAAAAATTAGCTTTAGCTTCTCTAGTCACTGCAACGATGTTAGGTGCACAAACAGCATCTGCAGATTGGTTCAATGGTCCATGGAACAACAACAATGGTTATAACAACAATGGTTGGAACAATGGCCAGGGTCAAGGACAAGGCTACGGTTATGGTAATGGACTAGGCAACGGACAAGGCCAAGGTCAAGGCAATAGCCAAGGTCAAGGACAAGGTAAAGGGTCTGGTAAAGCTAAGGGTAACTTCAACATGGGCTTTGATGCTGAATCAGATATGCAAGGTTCTGGTAACGGTCAACAAAACCAGAAGTGGGATGGCAGCGGAAATGGTAACGGTAACGGTTGGGGCAATGGATATGGCAACAACGGTTATAACAATGGCTGGGGTGGAAACTACCAAGGTCAACCTTACTACTACCCACCACAAGGTTATGCTCCACAGCAAGCGCCTATGGCTCCACCTGCTTACTACCCTTACCCAATGCCACCAGCGCCTCAAGCTCCAGCAGCACCAGCGCCAGCAGCTAAGTAATTGTTGTAAAACAGTATGAATTTCCAGTGCTTGGTCAAAAAATGACCAGGCCTGGTGATTTTTAAGCCTTTCTACACATAAAAATGACAATTCATTATGAATGTTTATTGCTTAAATCAAAATGAAATTAAAATAAGCCAAATGCTGATTTTATTTTGACTTAAACGAAAAAAATACCAACATAAAATATCTAACTGGAAAAAACATGATCACCGTTGTAGGAAACATGAAAGGCGGAACCGGTAAAAGCACCCTAGCTTTTAACCTAGCCATTTGGTTGGCACATCAACATAAAGCACTGCGGTTGTTTGACTTAGACCCTCAACAAACCCTGACCGATGTGGTTGAAGTTCGCAACGAAGAACAATATCAGCCTCAACTGCCCAAGCCACATTTGTTGCAAGACCTTGCCGATTTTACCCATACTGGTGAGCACATCATTATGGATGTCAGCATGAGCGATCAAGCATCCTTAAAGTTGGCCATCGCTTTGGCGAATCGCATAGTGATACCTGTCGCACCCAGCCAAGCGGACATTTGGTCGACACAAAGATTCATCAAATTAATCAAAGAAACTCGTACCGATTTACCTAAGATGATTGCGGTCATTAATCGTGCCGATACCCATCCGTTTGTGGCAGAAACCAAAGAAACGGAAGAAGCTTTAGATTATTTACCACACATTGAGCGCTTACCCACTCGCCTTCATAATCGCACCAACTATCGCCGTTCGTTCAGCGAAGGCCTAGCGGTTTTTGAAATGGATCCCAACGGTAAAGCCAGTCACGAATTTATTAAAGTTGCTAAACAAATATTTAAGGAATAAACCATGTCAGTTATAAGAACCTTACTCAACAACGGATTTTTCGTACTCCTACTTTTGGTGGGCGCAACCCTTTATCTGGCCTATTCCGATAAGATCAAAGAAGAACATGGTCTTTTAACACCGACAGAAGTCGCTCACACTGAAACCACCGTGGCCGAGCCTGCTGAACCGGTGGCAGAAGCAACGCCAGCAATCACCGAAGAACCAGCCCCTGTTGTTGAAACCACTGCGCCTGCAGAAGCAGCACCTGAAACGGTAGCAACTCCAGAACCTGAAGTCGCCGCGCCTGTCACCGAAGTTGCCACAACTGAAACAGATGTCGCCACGCCAGAAATAGCGGCTCCAGAAACGACTGCCCCTGAAGAAACCGTTGCTGCAGCACCCGTTGCCGAAGAACCTGCCATCGAAATCCCTGAAACCGAAGCGGCACCAAGCTTACCGCCAATGGATGAAAGTGTTTTAGCGCAATTTAAATCTGCAGAAGAAGCCATTGCGGCTGCACGCCAAGCCTTTTATGAAAAAGACTATTTAACGGCTGAAAAAATTTATTTCCCCTTAGCCTTCAAATCACAACAAGCCGATATTGTGGGTGAATTAGCCAATGTACTTTACGCCGATGACAAACAAGACTGGGCTAAAAAAGCTTGGTTAGAGTCGGCGAAGTTATTAGTTAAAGAAGGGCGCTTTAATGATGCGATGTTATTGGCACAACGCTTAAGACCCGTTGCGCCTCAAGAAGCTGCCGAAATTGCTGACAACCTTCAAAAACTGCATCAAGCGCAGGTAGAACAACAGCGTCTTGCTCAACAACAAGCCATGCAAGCCAAAGCGCAACAAGAAGCCGCTTTAGCCGCAGAGCAAGCAAAACAACAAGAAGCTGAACGACAAGCCCAACTAAAAGCACAAGAAGAAGCGCAAGCACAATATCAAGAGCAAATGAAAGCGCAACAAGAAGCTCAGGCACAACGCCAAGCGCAAATGAAAGCTCAACAAGAGGCTTATCAAAAGCAAATGCAAGCCAGAATGCATCAAGCCAATCCTAATGCGCCTATCATGCCTACCCCTGAAGAACAACAAGCGCGTATGCAAGCTTATCAGCAACAAATGCAAGCTTACCAAGAACGCTTAAAGGCTTATTATGCTGCGCAAGCTCAGCAACCGGCTGCTCAGCCGCAAGCTGCAGCCCCACAAATGCCTGCGATGCCCAGCCAACAAGAACAGCAAGCTCGTATGCAGGCTTATCAACAGCAAATGCAGGCATACAATGAACGCTTAAGAGCTTATTATGAAGCTCAGCGTCAACAGGCTAACCCAAACATGCCTATGCCGAATGGCCCACAGCTCTTCTACCCAGGTCAACCCAGATAATTTAAATCATCCAAGAGATTAAAACCCTCTTATAAAATGAATGTATGAACGGACAAAGTTGTTCGTTCATATCCAAGGAAACTCCATGTCCCTAGAAAAAATCGACGCCATAAAAAATAAAAATGAAGGCAACGAAGCCATTCAAGCCTGTGATATTAATGAACTTGCTAAGACCATGACCCAAGGGATTCGTCGTTGGGAAAAGGTTATTTACCCAATGATGGTCGCTTTTATCATCTTAGCCGCCTATGGCTTTTGGCTCATTTACAATGTCACTAAGGATATGCGTCAAATATCAACCAATATGATTGTGATGACTAAGGCCGTGGTCACCATGACAAATACCCTAAATCAAAAAATGAACAATATTGATAAACAACTGACAGAAGTGAATCAACATATGGCAGGGATTGATAACTTGGATAATCAATTAACCAAAATCAATGCCTCAGTACTCAGCATTAATGAATCTCTCATTCATGTCGATTCAACCTTGACCGGTATTCATCAATCTGTGCAATATATGGGCTATTCAACCAGTAATATGAGTGGCAATTTATCTGAATTGAACCAAAATATTTCGGCCCCCATGAATTCGATGAACTCGATGATTCCTTGGGCAAATATGCCCGGCGGCGGTAACAAGCGTAACAATGGTCCGCGTAATTACCCAACCCAACCTTATCCTCAAATGCCTTATGCGCCGCAGCCTATGCCGGTGCCTCAAGCTGCTAACCCAACCAAATAAGAGGTTTTTGAAATGACTCCCCATGAACGCTATGTCAAATTAGAACAACACTTAGCTCAAGAAAACCCGGTGTTGCTCGACATCATAAAAACTTATCAAGCTTTAGATAAGGTCGGTTACAAAACAGGTCTTCTGAACCGTGACCAGTCTTATGCAACTGATATTTCGTGGTGGCCACTCATTTCAGTTTTAGGCACTTTTTCAGCAGGTAAATCTTCATTTATCAACCAATACACCGGCAAGGCTGTGCAATCCACGGGGAACCAAGCCGTTGATGATAAATTTACAGTGATTTGTTATGGCTCTGGCGATGAGGTGAATACCCTGCCTGGTCTTGCTTTAAATGCCGACCCGCGTTTTCCTTTTTTTGGCATCAGTGAAGAAATCAATAAGGTCGAACAAGGCGAAGGGCAACGCATCGACAGTTATTTACAACTGAAAACCGTTCCATCTGAAATTTTAAAGGGCAAAATCCTGATTGACTCCCCCGGATTTGATGCCGATTCTCAAAGAAATGCAACCTTACGAATCACCAACCACATTATGGATATGTCGGATTTGGTATTGGTATTTTTTGATGCCAGACACCCTGAACCCGGAGCCATGCGTGACACTTTGCAACACCTAGTGGCCACCTCCGTAGGTCGCCATGATGCAGATAAAATTTTATTTATTCTCAATCAAATCGATACCGCAGCACAAGAAGACAATCCTGAAGAGGTGATTGGTTCTTGGCAAAGAGCCATTGCTCAAGAAGGCTTAATTGCAGGTAATTTTTATGCCATTTATAACGAAGCCTTATCCAATAAAATTGCCGATGAAGCCTTAGCCAACCGCTTTAAGCGCAAGAAAAATGTCGATTTAGCGCGTATTGAATCACGCATGGAAAAAGTCAGCACCGAGCGCGCTTATCGAATTGCCCATGGTGCTCAACACATTGCCGAAGAACTCGAAACGGTTAAATTACCTTTGTTAAAACAAGCCATTAAAAGCTGGCGCCGTAAAGTTTTAACTCTAGATATTGTTATTTTTGGCGCTATTTTGGTCGCTATGGTTTGGGGCGGCATGCAAATGCCTAATTTTGTTGCCAATGTCCAAGCATGGCTATTGTCAGATATTATTTATGGTGGCTCTGCCGCCTTCATCGCGTTAATTTTGGTGTTTATGGGGCACTTTACTTTCCGCAAAAAAATGGCAGTTTGGGATGCCAAACGCTTAAGTCAAACCCACCCAGATATTGCCAATGCCTTACTGTACAACAATCGTTTTTGGCGTGGAATGCACCATGCTTTACCGCGTGGCTGGGGATCAAAAACCTCTACACAACTGACTAAAATTGTTAAGTCGTCTAAAGATGCCATTCAAAAACTTACAGATCAGTTTGCGGATCCCTCTGGGCACCTAAAAGCCAAAAAAGAATCAGAAGCGGTTGCCGCTTTAGAAGCCCTTAAAGCTTCAGAAGCAGAGCATCAGGCAGCTTTGGCAAAAGCACAACCCAAACTGGAACTACCTGCTGAAAAAGTCGAAACAGTGATTGAAGAGGTTCAACCTGTGGCAGAAGTCACCGCGCCAGAAAAAGTCGAGGCTTCCGCAAAGGCTTAATCCTAAAGCATCCTCAACTTCCGCCAACTGCGCCAATCGCTCAAATTTTTGCCGACCTTTGCTCAAAGGTCGCGTTTGGGCGATTAGCTTTTCTCAACCCTACCTCCCTGTTATCGCAAGCTATCAAACTCCGTTTAATGTGTTAGGAATGTTACAATCCCTAGCTGATAATCATGCTTTGTATTTGCGAATCTTTCCTGTCGCACAGGCTAACCTTAAGGGATTTTTATGCTATCTAACAATAAAATACTTACATCAAACTTCAAACAATGAATCTTGTTGAAATATTTAAAACTGATGATGAGCAAGTCAACTTACAAGTTTCTCTTGAACAGGATACGGTTTGGCTAAATAGGCAACAACTGTCCGTTTTGTTTGACCGTGATATAAAAACCATTGGTAAGCACATTGCCAATGTCTTTAAGGATGGTGAACTCGAAAAGAACTCAGTTGTCGCAAAATTTGCGACAACTGCCGAAGACGGTAAAACATACCAAACCGAACACTATAATTTGGATGTCATTATTTCAGTCGGCTATCGTGTTAAATCTCAAAGAGGCGTTCAGTTTCGCAAGTGGGCAACCAGCGTTTTAAACCAGTATCTCGTGCAAGGATATGCATTAAACGAAATACGTTTACAGGAGCGAAATATTGAGTTTAAACAAGCCATAGACTTGTTATCAGCAACATTAACAAATCAATCATTAGTAAGCAACGACGGACAAGCTGTGTTGAACGTCATTCATGATTATGCTCATTGCTGGTCTTTGTTACAGGGCTATGATGAGCAAAGTCTAGTAGACAATAAAACGCCTCAATCACAAATGCTGTCTATTGACTATAAAGACGCATTAAAAGCGATTGAGGTGCTCAAAAAAGAGTTGATAGCAAAGGGCGAAGCAACAACTCTATTTGGACAGATAAGAGGACCAGGTTTAGCGTCTGCTTTAAAAACTATTGAGCAGGGTTTTGGTGATGAATTGTTTTACCCTAATGTCGCAAGTCGTGCCGCTCATTTGTTGTATTTTATTATTAAAAATCACCCTTTGGCAGATGGAAATAAACGTTCAGGTTCATTTTTGTTTTTGTGGTATTTGCGGTTAAATCAGCCATTTCTAGCAAAACCAGTAGCGCGACTTATTAATAATAATACTTTGGTTGCATTGGCGCTATTAGTTGCAGAGAGCAAACCAGAACAAAAAGAACTGATGATTCGCTTGGTTGAGCATTTTTTGCCTCTAAAACAAAATTAAAACCCTTACGGAATTAAACATTAATTAAAACAATTGCTTATGCAGTTGTAAGACTTTCAAGGTTGTATAAGAACATGCTGTTAGAATTTGCCATTTACCTCACCACGGGCGCTTTGGTCGGCTTTTTAGCTGGACTCTTAGGCATAGGCGGTGGCTTAATCATCGTGCCCATTCTGAGCAGTGTGTTTCTCTATTTTTTGGACATTCAAGATGTGGTGCACTTGGCGATAGGAACTTCGCTA
Encoded proteins:
- a CDS encoding efflux RND transporter periplasmic adaptor subunit, coding for MIRRRINPILFALMLGPSLLPSSQAFAEDIKTEVVQSAVYDRFVSLGGTVIPFKEVTITAQQAGQINYIAGIEGDNFKAGALLISTDDDILRAQRNAALAQWQQASYAFQNATTQYNRELWSPSNEKSMPGMALPGLMDQMFTKPMGNAIGVGDDKVDRRANELGALSKVKEAQAQMNQIKARIDEIDVRLSDTKSTAPFDGVIVKKMVEAGDSVQPGQPLMVFAKSNHLSVAVHVPVNLMMSIQKGAIFDARLADKRPIQVRVAQVFPVANNQQHTVLVKFDLPIGAPAAPGMYAEVAVQNASSQNQAFPVIPKSAMVKRGSLPTVFTVNEKNNQVEMKIVRLGKAAQNGYFIVLSGISANERIIVNPPSNIVSGWILNNGKLSPPNKTNQEL
- a CDS encoding efflux RND transporter permease subunit, producing the protein MTQPNQTQNALPEESASKHDIAGNTAKSYINSPITPLFIIVGFVIGIMGILFTPRQEDPQISVPMVDVMVQYPGASNKQVEALVSEPLERLFKEIKGVEHVYSASDRGQSIITVQFLVGENMEDALVNVYNKMASNLDHMPEGVLQPVIKPKGADEVPVVTFTLSSKTLESTQLRLLGFDVLQAIASIDHAAQGFVVGGDPTEIKVEIDPEKIAGYGISLTQIGQAIRAANAESSAGELSAWQQKYLVYTGDFLTSADDINDLIVGVKDKAPVFVRDVATVTEGAKDATNLVRFYTGPANKSTYVAPEGENAITVALAKQPGANGVSVANDAISRLTELKGTLIPDDVHIAITRNYGKTANDKVNELIFKLFIATGSVTLLIWFFLGWRAAAVVAIVIPIVILSTVFAAWMMGLTIDRVSLFALIFSIGILVDDAVVVLENIYRRWLMDSDTGVNVTVDAVSEVGNPTIIATFAVIAALMPMAFVSGMMGPYMAPIPALGSVAMVISLFAAFAFTPWLAQRMKPKMESLKAAEEKEHEQSERLGRFFEKLLGSLLVEKVKGWGLLLAIITAFALAVYLVYSTMVPVKLLPYDNKPDFSVVINFPEGTDLTITANLTHKLAKTLQEEVPEITTMETYVGTPAPFDFNGLVRHYYLRNFVWNSDIQVHLSDKSERHRSSHQVAESIRAKLTEIAHQAGAKVQIVEMPPGPPVLQSIVAEIYGPDEATRNATAEKVTQIFEQAEMVVDVDNFITEPHDTWRFVIDKQKAMESGISVSTINQTVEMAMGGFKLGDVKQGFKRGEPTFIVLQAPQMVRAEFARIGQIPVQSELGILVPLNELGRFIIERQQTVLYHKDLTPVQYVTATGQGRLGAPIYGMLDIQELMDQSPELNGLNSNFVFVPNGLTEVGMMWAGEWTVTYQTFRDMGLAFGVALLIIYMLVVWEFRNFLIPLIVMAPIPLTIIGIAPGHWIMGAEFTATSMIGFIALAGIIVRNSILLVDFSRQEIAKGVAITDAVIFACKARTRPIIITAAALVLGSSVILFDPIFQGMAISLIFGILVATLLTLVVIPLGCVSGRAAFCASPSNYTAEMGAHVCGLKTPEIEEATIHPRMKLVFAKTAIDPFNPMAMVKQAPKAVALAEESFDEPKKAAVVVKKVEVTETPQVIAEPETPAAEPEMKVEEPEVVAEESKAVVEEPKVVKKPAVRRTRKPAAPKKGATPEASVTEEAPAVKTPAATETAPKTSEPEVQQSAPVEPVAPRGRKKRGIQLKDLNEDEK
- a CDS encoding AAA family ATPase gives rise to the protein MITVVGNMKGGTGKSTLAFNLAIWLAHQHKALRLFDLDPQQTLTDVVEVRNEEQYQPQLPKPHLLQDLADFTHTGEHIIMDVSMSDQASLKLAIALANRIVIPVAPSQADIWSTQRFIKLIKETRTDLPKMIAVINRADTHPFVAETKETEEALDYLPHIERLPTRLHNRTNYRRSFSEGLAVFEMDPNGKASHEFIKVAKQIFKE
- a CDS encoding DUF948 domain-containing protein, with protein sequence MSLEKIDAIKNKNEGNEAIQACDINELAKTMTQGIRRWEKVIYPMMVAFIILAAYGFWLIYNVTKDMRQISTNMIVMTKAVVTMTNTLNQKMNNIDKQLTEVNQHMAGIDNLDNQLTKINASVLSINESLIHVDSTLTGIHQSVQYMGYSTSNMSGNLSELNQNISAPMNSMNSMIPWANMPGGGNKRNNGPRNYPTQPYPQMPYAPQPMPVPQAANPTK
- a CDS encoding dynamin family protein → MTPHERYVKLEQHLAQENPVLLDIIKTYQALDKVGYKTGLLNRDQSYATDISWWPLISVLGTFSAGKSSFINQYTGKAVQSTGNQAVDDKFTVICYGSGDEVNTLPGLALNADPRFPFFGISEEINKVEQGEGQRIDSYLQLKTVPSEILKGKILIDSPGFDADSQRNATLRITNHIMDMSDLVLVFFDARHPEPGAMRDTLQHLVATSVGRHDADKILFILNQIDTAAQEDNPEEVIGSWQRAIAQEGLIAGNFYAIYNEALSNKIADEALANRFKRKKNVDLARIESRMEKVSTERAYRIAHGAQHIAEELETVKLPLLKQAIKSWRRKVLTLDIVIFGAILVAMVWGGMQMPNFVANVQAWLLSDIIYGGSAAFIALILVFMGHFTFRKKMAVWDAKRLSQTHPDIANALLYNNRFWRGMHHALPRGWGSKTSTQLTKIVKSSKDAIQKLTDQFADPSGHLKAKKESEAVAALEALKASEAEHQAALAKAQPKLELPAEKVETVIEEVQPVAEVTAPEKVEASAKA
- the rhuM gene encoding RhuM family protein produces the protein MNLVEIFKTDDEQVNLQVSLEQDTVWLNRQQLSVLFDRDIKTIGKHIANVFKDGELEKNSVVAKFATTAEDGKTYQTEHYNLDVIISVGYRVKSQRGVQFRKWATSVLNQYLVQGYALNEIRLQERNIEFKQAIDLLSATLTNQSLVSNDGQAVLNVIHDYAHCWSLLQGYDEQSLVDNKTPQSQMLSIDYKDALKAIEVLKKELIAKGEATTLFGQIRGPGLASALKTIEQGFGDELFYPNVASRAAHLLYFIIKNHPLADGNKRSGSFLFLWYLRLNQPFLAKPVARLINNNTLVALALLVAESKPEQKELMIRLVEHFLPLKQN